In one Candidatus Omnitrophota bacterium genomic region, the following are encoded:
- a CDS encoding transposase — MSNVKRLLIKNACYHLITRGNQKREVFKCREDHLFYLSLLKKFKRKHNFRAYAYCLMPNHVHLLGEMDDHLLLSSFMHDLNRAYTLYFNNKYEEVGHLWQGRFKSMIITKDNYLIECINYIELNPLKAGLVKQLSEYPWNSYNARVLGKDDGILNQLFLL; from the coding sequence ATGAGTAACGTAAAGAGGCTTTTGATAAAAAATGCCTGCTATCACTTAATAACAAGGGGCAACCAAAAACGGGAAGTCTTTAAATGCCGGGAGGATCATCTTTTTTATCTTTCACTTTTAAAGAAATTCAAGCGAAAACATAATTTCCGGGCATATGCTTATTGTCTCATGCCTAACCACGTACATCTACTCGGCGAAATGGATGACCATTTATTGCTATCTAGTTTTATGCACGATTTAAATAGGGCCTACACCCTCTATTTTAATAATAAATATGAGGAAGTCGGCCATCTCTGGCAAGGTAGATTCAAAAGTATGATTATCACTAAAGATAACTATTTAATCGAATGTATAAACTATATAGAATTAAATCCATTAAAAGCGGGTTTGGTAAAACAACTTTCGGAATATCCGTGGAATAGCTATAATGCACGGGTATTAGGTAAGGATGACGGGATTCTCAATCAATTATTTCTTCTTTAA
- a CDS encoding ROK family transcriptional regulator, whose amino-acid sequence MYPIDLQKNNLTEKEKRSIDILEALRRRGPLSRPDISKELGINVVTISNYVDEFIRRKLVFEKELDISEGGRPPALLALNAEGGYIIGVGLNLVNMVGILMDLQGNIITKTQIVRPEPSVKEVTECLLEIIREILRRSKEYTSNIKGIGIGLAGLVNKQNGSIHWPQKTGHHYTYASVDVPILDLIQKEFSLPVLVENDATCACFGEYWLNLKGVYKNVIYMFSGVGCGIIINGEIYSGAKGYAGEVSIYNYKEEDLFECAEARGCFMKRWEMDLGIIEDVKLLLAKEHKLAKEFFELTSSNMNNVDLKSVFIANRSNDAIARAALDRAARRLGIKVAYLVNLLNPEVVMIGGGLEDAGEEFLAKVNLTIKEWAFREATEDLKVIYSQLRENAVATGAGSLLTQKVFAGIL is encoded by the coding sequence ATGTATCCCATCGATTTGCAAAAAAATAATCTTACCGAAAAAGAAAAACGCAGTATTGATATCCTGGAGGCCTTAAGGAGGCGCGGCCCCTTAAGCCGGCCGGATATCTCCAAGGAATTAGGTATCAACGTAGTCACTATCTCCAATTATGTAGACGAATTTATCAGGCGCAAGCTGGTCTTTGAAAAAGAGCTGGATATCTCAGAAGGCGGCCGGCCCCCGGCCCTTTTGGCCTTGAATGCCGAAGGCGGGTATATAATAGGAGTAGGTCTGAACCTGGTGAATATGGTCGGTATTTTAATGGATTTACAGGGCAATATTATTACCAAGACCCAGATTGTCAGGCCTGAGCCTTCGGTTAAAGAAGTCACCGAATGTTTATTGGAGATTATCCGTGAAATCCTGCGGCGTTCCAAGGAATATACCTCTAATATCAAAGGCATAGGCATAGGCCTTGCGGGCCTGGTAAACAAACAAAACGGCTCTATCCATTGGCCGCAAAAAACCGGCCATCATTATACTTATGCGTCGGTGGACGTGCCTATCCTGGACCTGATCCAGAAAGAATTCAGCCTGCCTGTGTTAGTGGAGAACGACGCCACCTGCGCCTGTTTTGGCGAATATTGGCTGAATTTAAAAGGCGTATATAAAAATGTTATCTATATGTTTTCCGGAGTAGGCTGCGGGATCATCATTAACGGAGAAATCTATAGCGGCGCCAAGGGTTATGCCGGGGAGGTCTCTATTTATAATTATAAAGAAGAGGACCTCTTTGAGTGTGCTGAGGCGCGCGGTTGTTTTATGAAGCGTTGGGAGATGGACCTGGGGATCATAGAAGATGTTAAGCTGTTGTTGGCCAAAGAGCACAAATTAGCTAAAGAATTCTTTGAGCTGACCTCCAGCAATATGAATAACGTGGATTTAAAAAGCGTATTTATCGCTAACCGCAGTAATGACGCCATTGCCCGCGCTGCCTTAGACAGGGCAGCCAGGAGGCTGGGGATAAAAGTTGCCTATCTGGTAAATTTATTAAATCCGGAAGTGGTCATGATCGGCGGCGGGTTAGAGGACGCGGGCGAGGAATTTCTCGCCAAGGTCAACCTGACCATAAAGGAGTGGGCCTTTCGGGAGGCGACCGAAGACCTGAAAGTTATTTATTCCCAGTTAAGGGAGAACGCAGTGGCTACAGGCGCAGGCAGCCTCCTGACCCAGAAGGTCTTCGCCGGGATATTGTAA
- a CDS encoding LacI family DNA-binding transcriptional regulator, with product MRIKKGPSKTVSIKDVARMAGVSITTVSRVINKFPSVKESNRISVLEAVKQLNFQPSVFAQRLATGKSNVVALVIPRYEGIFYSYYALELIRGIGTLCEALKLDLLLHLTDAHTPLNLKGVGGIIFADIIGNKKQFEDTFNSGAPCIVINNYVEGLEVDCIAIDNIGGAREAVDYLVGLGHRKIAHITGDLITQAAAWRFEGYKQALEKNKIVFRPDYVFKTDYSRGQARLAAEKLIKMDEPPTAVFIASDSMALEVMAVAAELGRKIPRDLSIVGFDDNPSGLYGPVALTTVKQPLIKMAEESVKELNLLLSRKDKPHKAKKVLLPAELVIRESCQAPVSA from the coding sequence ATGCGGATTAAAAAAGGCCCTTCTAAAACCGTTTCCATAAAAGACGTAGCGCGTATGGCCGGGGTATCTATTACTACCGTCTCGCGCGTCATCAATAAATTCCCTTCGGTTAAAGAAAGTAACCGCATCAGCGTGCTGGAGGCAGTCAAACAGCTTAATTTCCAGCCTTCTGTTTTTGCGCAACGCCTCGCCACCGGTAAGAGCAATGTGGTGGCCTTGGTCATACCGCGTTATGAGGGGATATTTTATTCCTATTATGCCTTGGAGTTGATACGCGGTATCGGCACGCTTTGCGAGGCATTGAAGTTGGATTTATTGCTGCACCTGACCGACGCGCATACCCCGCTGAATTTAAAGGGCGTAGGCGGGATAATCTTTGCCGATATCATCGGTAATAAAAAACAATTTGAAGATACCTTTAATTCCGGGGCACCTTGTATAGTAATCAATAATTATGTGGAAGGACTAGAGGTCGATTGTATTGCTATAGATAATATAGGAGGCGCCCGGGAAGCGGTGGATTATTTAGTTGGCCTGGGCCATAGAAAAATAGCGCATATTACCGGTGACTTAATCACTCAGGCAGCCGCCTGGCGTTTTGAAGGATACAAGCAGGCCTTGGAAAAAAATAAAATTGTATTCCGGCCGGACTATGTATTTAAGACGGATTATTCGCGCGGGCAGGCCAGGCTTGCGGCAGAAAAATTAATCAAGATGGATGAGCCTCCTACTGCGGTATTCATCGCCTCTGATTCCATGGCTCTTGAAGTGATGGCAGTAGCTGCGGAATTAGGCCGTAAGATTCCGCGTGATTTATCCATTGTAGGTTTTGACGATAATCCTTCGGGGCTTTATGGGCCGGTAGCTTTAACCACGGTGAAACAGCCCCTGATTAAAATGGCAGAGGAGAGTGTCAAGGAATTGAACCTTTTGCTCTC